The following are encoded in a window of Ruminiclostridium herbifermentans genomic DNA:
- the brxC gene encoding BREX system P-loop protein BrxC — protein MLIRNMFEKDITREIQGVIKVDQREEEIIYNDLEEYVVTRELYKHLDTFFSAYIKSINGRTDKMGCWISGFFGSGKSHFLKILSYLLKNVEVKGKKAVSFFDGKIDNPALLANMKLAGDISSDVILFNIDYKADSDSKLNKDAIVKVFMKVFNEMQGFCGSMPWVAEIEYQMSKEGTYEAFKNKFLELSGQDWEDARNDFYFEGDNIVQALADTTKMSVESARNWYEKCESTYNLSVEKFAQRVREYIESKPRNYHLVFLCDEIGQYIGDNTDLLLNLQTVVEALGTQCGGKAWVICTSQQDIDSIVKVKSDQFSKILGRFDTRLSLSSANVDEVIKRRLLDKKTAARETLELYFSDKEAILKNQLSFSADAAEMKIYKNSMDFAAVYPFVPYQFHLVQSIFNGIRLHGASGKHLSEGERSLLSGFQESAIKYLDKELGTLIPLQAFYDTIDKFLDHNIKIVIDRAERNDNLEKPFDIDVLKVLFMLKYVKELPANIDNLSAVMLSFVDEDKLVLKKKIDASLRRLEKQTLIQKNGDRYIFLTNEEQDINKEIQNISIDSGELIDKIGDEIFAGIYPDRKYKYSRYDFGFNQIIDDRPRGNQKEELTLRILTPYYSGDTTDTGLKLLSYHGNALVIKLPDDTSFIEEMERAMKIDAFLRRKSGVLATEEVELIKASKTAEIRTRRERSREQLIDALKKADMYALGNKLDIREKSVQERISEGFKVLVEGIYTKLGYIKKFIDTTSELAGLLMKDNRQMRLSNMPDGENPNKLAIEELTAFLTRNSERNIPTTVKTILDLYSKAPYGYRELDIQGLIAELLREQEIRLIYGSEYIEASNPQIINYLTKRDFVERVLVKIRTRVSSSLLNNVKTLAKELFNRTALPSDEDGLMVSFKELCQGEHDTIVDLLGEYKVASYPGKQVLEDGKKIFSEILKIKDSTEFFSRMAEVSDDLLDYEEKASDIKKFFAGNQREIFDKALKMLSLFEANRTYFTDSTIAVGIIKEIESIVESPMPYSQIIKLPDLVEKFRVEFGVLLEKECEPVKKIIENDYSKVIKELDELSASEQLRAESKKEFENLLYRIDHANNMYEAIAMKTESDRLKIRLIEKINAEYKKRNASVGGTYSGTSTIGEDDKSPNSNYKTSRTINVTVNELFEETWIIRNDEDIDRLLGELKQKLKQKLTTDTVIKLL, from the coding sequence ATGTTGATCAGGAATATGTTTGAAAAAGACATTACCAGAGAGATTCAAGGAGTTATCAAGGTTGATCAGCGTGAGGAGGAGATAATATACAATGACCTCGAAGAATATGTAGTTACACGTGAGCTTTACAAGCACCTTGATACCTTTTTTAGTGCATATATAAAAAGTATAAATGGCCGTACTGATAAAATGGGTTGTTGGATTTCAGGCTTCTTTGGAAGCGGTAAATCCCACTTCTTGAAAATTCTTTCATATCTGCTAAAAAACGTTGAGGTAAAAGGGAAAAAGGCTGTTTCATTTTTCGACGGGAAGATAGATAACCCTGCTCTGCTTGCAAACATGAAGCTGGCTGGTGATATTAGCAGCGATGTAATTTTATTTAATATCGATTATAAAGCGGATTCTGACTCAAAACTAAATAAGGACGCAATCGTCAAGGTTTTTATGAAGGTATTCAATGAAATGCAGGGCTTTTGTGGAAGTATGCCTTGGGTTGCCGAAATTGAATATCAAATGAGCAAGGAAGGTACATATGAAGCCTTCAAAAACAAGTTCCTTGAATTGTCAGGTCAGGATTGGGAAGATGCTCGAAATGACTTCTATTTTGAGGGTGACAACATTGTTCAGGCACTTGCCGATACAACAAAAATGAGTGTTGAATCAGCTCGTAACTGGTATGAGAAGTGTGAGTCCACTTATAACCTTTCCGTAGAAAAATTTGCTCAAAGAGTGCGTGAATATATCGAAAGTAAGCCAAGAAATTACCATCTTGTTTTCCTATGTGATGAAATAGGACAATATATTGGTGATAATACAGATCTGCTTCTTAACCTGCAGACTGTAGTAGAAGCTTTGGGAACACAGTGCGGTGGTAAAGCATGGGTAATTTGTACTTCCCAGCAGGATATTGATAGTATTGTAAAGGTAAAAAGTGACCAATTCTCAAAGATTCTTGGAAGATTTGATACTAGGCTTTCACTTTCCAGTGCTAATGTTGACGAAGTAATTAAACGCAGGCTGTTGGATAAAAAAACAGCTGCTCGTGAAACACTGGAGCTTTACTTTAGTGATAAGGAAGCAATTTTGAAAAATCAGCTTTCATTCTCTGCTGATGCTGCGGAGATGAAGATTTATAAAAATTCTATGGATTTTGCAGCTGTTTATCCTTTTGTACCATATCAGTTCCACTTGGTGCAGTCTATTTTCAACGGAATCAGGCTACATGGTGCAAGCGGAAAGCATTTAAGTGAAGGTGAAAGAAGCCTTTTGAGCGGCTTCCAAGAGTCAGCAATAAAGTATCTTGATAAGGAGTTAGGTACGCTTATTCCGCTTCAGGCCTTTTATGATACTATCGACAAGTTCCTAGACCATAATATCAAAATTGTTATAGACAGGGCTGAAAGGAATGATAATTTAGAAAAACCTTTTGATATTGATGTACTTAAGGTCTTATTCATGCTTAAGTATGTCAAGGAGCTTCCAGCCAATATTGACAATCTATCTGCAGTAATGCTTTCATTTGTAGATGAAGACAAGTTGGTTCTTAAAAAGAAAATTGATGCTAGTCTCCGCCGTCTTGAAAAACAGACATTAATACAAAAAAATGGGGATAGATATATCTTCCTGACCAATGAAGAACAGGATATAAATAAAGAAATTCAAAATATCTCTATTGATTCTGGAGAATTGATTGACAAAATCGGTGACGAGATCTTTGCTGGCATATACCCTGATCGTAAGTATAAATATTCACGGTATGATTTTGGCTTTAACCAAATTATAGACGACAGGCCTCGTGGAAACCAAAAAGAGGAACTTACTTTAAGGATACTCACTCCGTATTATAGTGGAGATACAACAGATACAGGGCTTAAACTTCTTTCCTACCATGGCAATGCTCTTGTCATCAAGTTGCCAGATGATACAAGTTTTATTGAAGAAATGGAACGAGCAATGAAGATAGACGCTTTCTTACGCCGTAAAAGCGGTGTGCTTGCTACCGAGGAAGTTGAGCTTATCAAAGCAAGCAAAACTGCTGAAATCAGAACAAGAAGAGAAAGAAGCCGTGAACAACTCATTGATGCACTGAAAAAAGCTGATATGTACGCTTTGGGCAACAAATTAGATATTCGTGAGAAGAGTGTGCAAGAGAGAATTTCTGAAGGCTTTAAAGTACTGGTAGAAGGAATATATACAAAACTTGGATATATCAAAAAGTTTATCGATACAACATCTGAACTAGCTGGGCTTCTTATGAAGGATAACCGTCAGATGAGGCTATCCAATATGCCAGATGGTGAAAATCCAAATAAGCTGGCAATAGAAGAGTTAACTGCATTTCTTACGAGAAACAGTGAGCGGAATATTCCTACTACAGTAAAGACTATACTTGACCTTTATAGTAAGGCTCCTTATGGTTACCGAGAGCTTGATATTCAAGGACTAATAGCCGAGCTCCTACGTGAACAGGAAATTCGGCTCATTTATGGCAGCGAATATATAGAAGCTTCTAATCCCCAGATAATAAACTACCTTACTAAACGTGATTTCGTGGAAAGGGTTTTGGTAAAAATCAGGACAAGGGTATCTTCAAGCTTACTCAACAATGTAAAAACCCTAGCAAAAGAGTTGTTTAACCGTACAGCCCTACCAAGCGATGAAGACGGCCTTATGGTAAGCTTTAAAGAGCTTTGCCAGGGTGAACATGATACAATCGTAGACCTTCTTGGTGAGTATAAGGTAGCATCTTATCCAGGCAAGCAAGTTCTTGAAGATGGTAAAAAAATATTCTCTGAAATACTGAAAATAAAAGATTCAACAGAATTTTTCAGCAGAATGGCTGAAGTGTCCGATGATTTATTAGACTACGAGGAAAAAGCCTCTGATATAAAAAAATTTTTTGCGGGCAACCAGAGAGAAATATTTGATAAGGCACTGAAAATGCTTTCATTATTTGAAGCAAACCGCACCTATTTTACCGATAGTACCATTGCGGTTGGTATTATTAAGGAGATTGAAAGCATTGTTGAGTCACCGATGCCATATTCGCAGATCATAAAGCTCCCTGATTTGGTAGAAAAATTCAGGGTGGAGTTTGGAGTGCTGCTTGAGAAGGAATGTGAGCCTGTTAAGAAAATAATTGAAAATGACTACTCAAAAGTTATAAAAGAACTGGATGAGCTTTCAGCAAGTGAGCAATTAAGGGCAGAATCTAAAAAAGAGTTTGAGAACCTGCTCTATAGAATTGACCACGCAAACAATATGTATGAAGCAATAGCTATGAAGACGGAAAGTGATAGGCTAAAAATCCGCTTGATAGAAAAGATAAATGCTGAATACAAGAAAAGAAATGCTTCGGTTGGAGGAACTTATTCTGGTACCTCGACCATTGGTGAAGATGATAAGTCGCCAAACAGCAACTATAAAACCAGCAGAACCATTAATGTTACTGTAAATGAACTCTTTGAGGAGACTTGGATTATACGAAATGATGAGGATATTGACCGTCTCCTTGGAGAGTTAAAACAGAAGCTGAAGCAAAAATTAACCACTGATACAGTAATAAAGCTGCTGTAA
- the guaA gene encoding glutamine-hydrolyzing GMP synthase, whose translation MNNEMVLVIDFGGQYNQLIARRVREANVYCEVIPYSASIERIKSYNPKGIIFTGGPASVLDEGAPKCDPGVFELGVPVLGICYGMQLMSVMLGGSVAAATQREYGKVDINVDKSQPFFKDVDENTTCWMSHTYYVDNAPEGFKVTATSANCPTAAMQNEEKKFYAVQFHPEVMHTPKGKEMLRNFLYSICGCKGDWKMSAFVENSIKAIKEKVGDKKVLCALSGGVDSSVAAVLISKAVGKQLTCIFVDHGLLRKNEGDEVENIFRKQFDINLIRVNCEDRFLAKLAGVSDPERKRKIIGEEFIRVFEEEAKKIGTVDFLVQGTIYPDVIESGHGDAAVIKSHHNVGGLPDYVDFKEIIEPLRNLFKDEVRKAGEELGIPEDLVWRQPFPGPGLAIRVIGDLTKEKLDLLRDTDYIFREEIKAAGISRDINQYFTVLTNMRSVGVMGDERTYDYTLALRAVTTTDFMTADWARIPYDLLEKISNRIVNECKNINRVVYDITSKPPSTIEWE comes from the coding sequence TTGAACAATGAAATGGTTTTGGTAATTGATTTCGGCGGTCAATATAATCAATTGATTGCTCGCCGTGTCAGAGAAGCAAACGTTTACTGTGAGGTTATTCCATACAGTGCTTCAATAGAACGTATAAAGTCATACAATCCTAAAGGAATTATTTTTACCGGTGGGCCTGCTTCTGTATTAGATGAGGGTGCACCAAAATGTGACCCAGGTGTTTTTGAATTAGGAGTTCCTGTACTTGGAATTTGCTATGGTATGCAATTAATGAGTGTTATGCTTGGCGGAAGTGTTGCAGCAGCAACCCAGAGAGAATATGGTAAAGTTGATATTAATGTCGATAAATCACAGCCATTCTTCAAGGATGTTGATGAAAATACTACTTGCTGGATGAGCCACACATATTATGTTGATAATGCACCAGAGGGCTTTAAGGTTACTGCAACTTCAGCAAACTGTCCAACAGCAGCAATGCAGAATGAAGAAAAGAAATTTTATGCAGTTCAATTCCACCCTGAAGTTATGCATACACCAAAGGGAAAGGAAATGCTACGAAACTTCCTGTACAGCATTTGTGGCTGCAAGGGTGACTGGAAGATGTCTGCATTTGTTGAGAATTCTATTAAGGCAATAAAGGAAAAGGTTGGAGACAAAAAGGTACTTTGTGCATTATCAGGCGGTGTTGATTCATCTGTAGCAGCTGTACTTATAAGCAAGGCAGTAGGAAAGCAGCTTACATGTATATTTGTTGACCATGGTCTTTTAAGAAAGAATGAAGGCGACGAGGTTGAAAATATATTCAGAAAGCAGTTTGATATTAATTTGATTCGTGTAAATTGCGAAGATAGATTTTTAGCAAAGCTTGCTGGAGTATCTGATCCAGAAAGAAAGAGAAAGATTATTGGTGAAGAATTTATAAGAGTTTTCGAGGAAGAAGCAAAGAAAATTGGAACTGTGGACTTCTTAGTTCAGGGAACAATTTATCCTGATGTTATAGAAAGCGGACACGGTGATGCAGCTGTAATAAAGAGCCATCACAATGTAGGCGGACTTCCTGACTATGTTGATTTTAAGGAAATTATTGAGCCATTAAGAAATCTATTTAAGGATGAAGTAAGAAAAGCTGGAGAAGAGCTTGGAATACCAGAGGATTTAGTTTGGAGACAGCCATTCCCAGGTCCAGGACTTGCTATCAGAGTTATTGGCGATTTGACAAAGGAAAAGCTTGATTTACTTAGAGATACAGACTACATCTTCCGTGAGGAAATAAAGGCAGCAGGTATATCAAGAGACATAAATCAATACTTCACAGTACTTACAAACATGAGGAGCGTTGGTGTTATGGGCGATGAAAGAACTTATGACTATACATTAGCACTTCGCGCAGTAACAACAACTGACTTCATGACAGCTGACTGGGCGAGAATTCCATATGACTTGCTGGAAAAAATCTCAAACCGCATTGTCAACGAGTGCAAAAACATAAACAGAGTAGTGTATGATATCACCAGTAAGCCACCTTCAACTATTGAGTGGGAGTAA
- the larC gene encoding nickel pincer cofactor biosynthesis protein LarC, translating into MRVLYFDCFSGISGDMTLGALLDLGLEQDVFLNELKKLNLTGYSIEIRKVVKNGISGTDVVVILDDEESGHMHCHENEDHKAIEFIDYEKVYENQFINNNENSNGCHHEKTHSHSHIEKCSGQTHSHSHHSHSQPERNLADIENIINMSDLKPRVKAMSTKIFRELARAEAKVHGKGINEIHFHEVGAVDSIVDIIGACICIDMLGVERIYASELHDGKGFVKCAHGLMPVPVPAVMEMLCESNIPLVTEDVPCEMVTPTGMAILKVTCSSFGKMPPLSIERTGYGMGKRDTGRFNALRAVVGTLYEHDSIPNDEISILETNIDNMSPEILGYTMEKLFDSGALDVYYTPIYMKKSRPSVVLTVLAKCGDEKKFTDIIFKETSTLGVRISHSQRYCMNRELVKVDTQYGAVRVKVASSDDIMKFAPEYEDCKNIAMKTGMPINKVYELVSEKYKREGNCVAIQ; encoded by the coding sequence ATGAGAGTATTATATTTTGACTGCTTTTCTGGAATTAGTGGTGATATGACTTTAGGTGCGTTGCTTGATTTGGGCTTAGAGCAAGACGTTTTTCTTAATGAACTTAAGAAACTAAATCTAACTGGATATTCAATAGAAATCAGGAAGGTTGTCAAAAATGGGATTTCTGGTACTGATGTAGTAGTAATACTCGATGATGAGGAATCAGGTCATATGCATTGTCATGAAAATGAAGATCATAAGGCTATAGAATTTATTGACTATGAGAAGGTATATGAAAACCAGTTTATAAATAATAATGAAAATAGCAACGGTTGTCATCATGAAAAAACTCATTCACACTCACATATAGAGAAGTGCTCCGGACAAACTCACTCTCATTCTCACCACTCTCACTCACAGCCTGAGAGAAACCTTGCGGATATTGAAAATATTATAAATATGAGTGATTTGAAGCCTAGAGTTAAAGCTATGAGCACAAAGATTTTTAGAGAACTAGCAAGAGCAGAGGCAAAGGTTCATGGCAAGGGAATTAATGAAATACACTTTCATGAGGTTGGTGCAGTAGATTCTATTGTTGATATTATAGGCGCTTGCATATGTATTGATATGCTTGGTGTGGAAAGAATCTATGCTTCAGAACTTCATGATGGAAAAGGTTTTGTAAAATGTGCCCATGGGCTGATGCCTGTACCAGTACCAGCTGTTATGGAAATGCTTTGTGAAAGTAATATTCCACTAGTTACTGAAGATGTACCCTGCGAGATGGTAACTCCAACAGGAATGGCTATTTTGAAGGTTACCTGCTCAAGCTTTGGGAAAATGCCTCCATTATCAATAGAACGTACAGGATATGGCATGGGAAAGCGTGATACTGGTCGTTTTAATGCATTAAGAGCAGTGGTTGGAACGCTTTATGAGCATGATTCTATTCCTAATGATGAAATATCAATTCTTGAAACCAATATAGATAACATGTCGCCTGAAATATTAGGTTATACAATGGAAAAACTTTTTGACAGCGGAGCGTTAGACGTATATTATACACCTATTTACATGAAAAAAAGCCGACCTTCAGTAGTGCTTACTGTATTAGCTAAATGTGGTGACGAGAAGAAGTTCACTGATATCATTTTTAAAGAGACATCTACATTGGGTGTTAGAATCAGCCATTCTCAGAGATATTGTATGAACAGGGAATTGGTTAAAGTAGATACCCAATATGGTGCTGTTAGGGTTAAGGTGGCAAGCAGTGATGATATAATGAAATTTGCTCCAGAGTATGAGGATTGTAAAAATATTGCAATGAAAACTGGTATGCCTATTAACAAGGTGTATGAGTTGGTAAGCGAAAAATATAAACGAGAAGGTAATTGTGTTGCTATACAATAA
- a CDS encoding DUF1788 domain-containing protein → MPRIMKEGEHMTIYERLDKILPEISKKQFRENRGTGNEINFHIFDYDPKDEHIVRAHVDFLVKEMPEIKVFDLYKIMLNILKDKGYLEKVFQMEEAKGSDAIVNPIKKTLRLTMPNDLIIETIKSNVNDGNIVFLVGVGKAYPFIRSHTILNNLHSAINVPLVMFFPGTYDGLSLKLFDEIKDDNYYRAFRLIER, encoded by the coding sequence GTGCCTCGAATAATGAAAGAAGGTGAACACATGACTATTTATGAAAGACTGGATAAGATACTGCCTGAAATATCAAAGAAGCAGTTTCGTGAAAACCGAGGAACTGGAAATGAAATTAATTTTCACATATTTGATTATGATCCCAAGGACGAGCATATTGTTCGGGCTCATGTGGACTTTCTTGTAAAAGAAATGCCAGAAATTAAAGTGTTTGATTTATATAAGATTATGCTTAATATCCTGAAGGATAAGGGCTATTTAGAAAAAGTATTCCAAATGGAAGAGGCAAAAGGTTCGGATGCAATAGTTAATCCTATTAAGAAAACCCTTCGTCTTACTATGCCAAATGATTTGATTATTGAAACCATAAAGAGTAATGTGAATGACGGTAATATTGTATTCCTAGTTGGAGTGGGTAAAGCGTATCCGTTTATTAGGTCCCATACCATATTAAACAACCTCCATTCGGCTATTAATGTACCGCTGGTAATGTTTTTTCCAGGTACCTATGACGGTTTATCGCTGAAGCTGTTTGATGAAATTAAAGATGATAATTATTATAGAGCTTTCAGGCTAATAGAAAGGTAA
- a CDS encoding TIGR01212 family radical SAM protein (This family includes YhcC from E. coli K-12, an uncharacterized radical SAM protein.), whose amino-acid sequence MLYNKFSDYLRNKYGTKVYKLPLNLPVTCPNRDGNISKAGCIFCGEEGAGFENLSCEMSVSEQLKQNAKYIGKNYSSQKFIAYFQNYSNTYLPFELFVKNIEEACADDIVAIYISTRPDCISDRYMEFLAKLKGEKVIDIVIELGLQTVNYHTLKKLNRGHTLAEFIDAVTRIKKYQLEVCAHYITDLPMENIDDVVEGAKILSALGVSQVKCHSLFILKDTELEKQYLRGEALPITMDEFVDRTIAFLEHLNPDIVIQRLIGRAPADRTVFCNWSTSWWKIQDAIEMKMTEIGSFQGKRFNYLNGERGMGGYSTK is encoded by the coding sequence TTGCTATACAATAAATTTTCTGATTATTTACGAAATAAATATGGTACAAAGGTATACAAGCTTCCATTAAATCTTCCTGTAACTTGCCCAAACAGAGATGGGAATATCAGCAAAGCTGGCTGTATTTTTTGCGGTGAAGAGGGTGCAGGCTTTGAAAACCTTTCTTGTGAAATGTCTGTTTCAGAGCAGCTTAAGCAAAACGCCAAATATATAGGAAAGAATTATTCAAGCCAAAAGTTTATCGCTTATTTTCAAAATTATTCAAATACATATTTACCATTTGAATTGTTTGTTAAAAATATCGAAGAAGCTTGCGCTGATGACATTGTAGCTATTTATATTTCTACCAGACCTGATTGTATTTCTGACAGGTATATGGAATTTTTGGCAAAGCTTAAAGGTGAGAAGGTTATAGATATTGTTATTGAACTTGGTTTGCAGACCGTTAACTATCATACCTTAAAAAAGCTTAATAGAGGGCATACTTTGGCTGAATTTATTGATGCGGTGACTAGAATAAAGAAATATCAGCTTGAGGTGTGCGCCCATTACATAACTGATTTGCCAATGGAAAATATAGACGATGTAGTTGAAGGTGCTAAAATTCTCTCTGCCCTTGGTGTTTCGCAGGTTAAGTGCCATTCCCTATTTATATTGAAGGACACAGAACTTGAAAAACAGTATTTGCGAGGAGAAGCTTTGCCTATAACTATGGATGAATTTGTTGATAGAACAATAGCCTTTTTGGAGCATCTCAATCCTGATATTGTTATTCAAAGATTAATTGGACGAGCTCCAGCTGATAGAACGGTTTTTTGTAACTGGAGTACTAGCTGGTGGAAAATTCAAGATGCAATTGAAATGAAAATGACTGAGATTGGGAGTTTTCAGGGAAAGCGCTTTAATTATTTGAATGGTGAGAGGGGAATGGGTGGGTATTCCACTAAATAA
- a CDS encoding TIGR04540 family protein, whose amino-acid sequence MEIKSFYKNQRELAEALSRVIDKYWCSEILENEMIDSIKRIVENNETKVFTNTSGEFTTVLRQQCGKKRLEVVSKILDRKD is encoded by the coding sequence ATGGAAATCAAAAGTTTTTATAAAAACCAGCGTGAGCTTGCAGAAGCTTTGTCAAGAGTAATTGATAAGTATTGGTGTAGTGAAATTCTTGAAAATGAAATGATTGATAGTATTAAAAGAATAGTAGAAAACAATGAAACCAAAGTATTTACCAATACATCTGGAGAATTTACAACTGTACTTCGTCAACAATGCGGAAAAAAGCGACTTGAGGTTGTGTCGAAAATTTTAGATAGAAAAGATTGA
- a CDS encoding DUF1819 family protein, with translation MLRYSSTLKEMPLLFNEMRKAASLKVNSFDDKDIIRKSEMENIFQVVKERRKRDLATKILTRLKSLSPELLNVLANGSIDTAKAVALYALLNVDLLFFEFFKEVYSDRHYAGEHLIYDSDFMLFFQRKAETSNIVAKWKDNNLRQLRNAYKKALLEAGFAKMNNSYLEITPPLIEKEVCGLFSELYRKAMCLE, from the coding sequence ATGTTAAGGTACAGTTCTACACTAAAAGAAATGCCATTGCTCTTCAATGAAATGAGGAAAGCAGCATCACTAAAGGTTAATAGCTTTGATGATAAAGATATAATAAGGAAATCTGAAATGGAAAATATTTTCCAAGTAGTTAAAGAACGAAGGAAAAGAGATCTTGCTACAAAAATATTGACTCGTTTGAAATCTTTATCACCTGAACTGCTGAATGTTTTGGCTAACGGCAGTATAGATACTGCAAAGGCAGTAGCGTTATATGCATTATTGAATGTCGATTTGTTATTTTTTGAGTTTTTTAAAGAAGTATATTCCGATAGGCATTATGCTGGAGAACACTTGATATACGATTCGGACTTTATGCTTTTCTTTCAAAGAAAAGCTGAAACAAGCAACATAGTAGCAAAATGGAAGGATAACAATCTCCGACAGCTGCGGAATGCTTATAAAAAGGCTTTGCTAGAGGCAGGGTTTGCAAAGATGAACAATTCCTATCTCGAGATAACACCTCCGCTAATAGAAAAGGAAGTCTGTGGGTTATTCTCTGAACTGTATAGGAAGGCTATGTGCCTCGAATAA